A region of the Candidatus Methylomirabilis oxygeniifera genome:
ACTGCGCTCGACATCCTTCACGACAAGCTGCGCATCATCGACCGCCATGATGGCACCGGCCATGGCGTAGTGGATGAACCGGTCCATCTTCTTGACCTCTTTCTTCTCCATGTAGAGAAGCGGGTCGAATCCCTTCACCTCTGCGGCGATCTTCGTATCGTGTCGACTGGCGTCGAATCTGGCGATGTGATCGATGCCTGACACCCCGTTCATCAGGCTCTTCCAGAAGGTGTCGACGCCGATGCCGTTTGGCGCCACTACGCCCAGGCCTGTCACTACTACTCGTCTCATGTCGTTATGTTCCCATGGCCCATACGTCAATCTATAATCACGGGCTCGGCCTGTTGTTACGCGGGATGCGCCTTAATATGCGCGATCGCGTCTTTGACGGTGACGATCTTCTCAGCCTCCTCGTCGGGAATCTCAATACCGAACTCTTCTTCCAAAGCCATCACCAGCTCCACCGTATCAAGCGAGTCGGCGCCCAGATCTTCGACGAACGAGGCCTCCGGCGTCACCTCTGCCGCATTCACACCCAACTGATCTACAATGATCTTTTTGACTCTCTCTTCGATCTCCATGACGTCTGTCATCGTCCCCCTCTCTACGGCCCCTGTCTGCCGCCAGGCAGGTCGGCGCCGTCCGATGAATTAGGTTCGCAACCCACCATCAATTGTAATCACCTGGCCTGTAATATAGCTCGCCGCTTCTGAAACGAGGAACGAGACCAGAGCAGCCACCTCCTCCGCGGCCCCAAATCGACCCATGGGGATTTGGCCAAGATAGCTCTTTTTACGATCCTCTGACAGGATCGCGGTCATCTCAGTCTCGATAAAGCCCGGGGCCACCGCATTCACCGTAATCGACCTGGAGGCCACCTCCTTGGCAACAGCCTTCGTAAAACCGATCAGCCCAGCCTTCGATGCGGAGTAGTTGGCCTGTCCAGGAATTCCCATCGTCCCTGCGACCGAGCTGATATTCACGATTCGACCGCTCTGCGCCCTCAGCATCGGCCGCAACGCTGCTCGGGTCGTAAAGAATGCTCCTTTCAAGTTGACATCCAGGACAGCATCCCAGTCCTCCTCCTTCATTCGGATCAGGAGCCCATCCTTGGTGATGCCCGCATTATTGACCAGGATGTCCAGACGACCAAAACCTTTGAGGCCGGCCTGAATCAATCCATCCGCCTCAGCCTCACGCGAAATATCTGCGGCCACCGCTATCCCCTCAGCTCCGGCCGCTTCTATCTCCGCAACCACCTTTTGGGCTGCCTCCGGATTTCTTGCGCCGATAACTACCTTCGCGCCCTGCGCCGAGAGCCCCAAAGCGATTGCCCGCCCAATCCCTCGCGAGCCGCCGGTGACGACTGCTACCTTCCCCTCAAGTCCGGTCGTTGGCGCCATCACCATCAGCGAACCGCCTCCAACTGATCCACCGCCAACCGTAGCGAACCCGGATCCTCCGCGTAGAGCGCGGTCGCCTCAGGCGCGATCCGTCTAATCAGTCCGGTCAGTACTTTTCCAGGACCAAGCTCCAGAAAGATGGTGACGCCTTCTTTCACCAGTCTACGCACCACATCCTCCCACCGCACCGGCCTTGTGACTTGGCGAACGAGACTGTCGGCAACCGCATCCCTCGTCGTCAGAAGCTCGGCGTCGGCATTGTTGACCAACGGAACCGTTGGATCGGCAATCGGTGTCGCTTGGAGTACACCGGCCAACCGCTGAGCCGCCGGCTCCATCAAGGAGCAGTGAAATGGCGCACTCACCTGGAGGCGCACGGCTCGCTTAGCGCCGCGTTGTTTGGCCAGCTCGACGGCTCGATCCACCGCCCCGGTCTTCCCGGCGATGACCACCTGACCGGGGCCGTTAAGATTGGCGACCTCGACAATCCCGTATTGGGCGGCCTCCTCGCATATCGCATAGACGCTCTGCCTATCAAGGCCCAATATAGCCGCCATCGCACCGGCCCCAGGGGCCACTGCTTCCTGCATGAACTCGCCTCTCTTCCTTACAATGCGAATGGCGTCTTCAAATGCGAGGCTCCCGGACGCTACCAGCGCTGAATACTCCCCAAGCGAATGGCCCGCCACATAGTCGGGTTTGATCCCCTCGCGCTGTAACGCGGCGACAGCGGCCATACTCACCGTCATAATAGCCGGCTGCGCGTTTGCGGTGAGGGTAAGCTGCTCCTCTGGTCCTTTGAAGCAGAGATGGCCAAGGTCGATCCCCAGCGCCTCACTTGCCTTTTCAAAGAGAATACGGGCTTCAGGGATCTGCGACCAGAAATCCTGCCCCATACCAATCCGTTGAGAACCTTGACCGGGAAAACGAGCGCGATCGCGGTCATCGTCCGGCAGCGCGCATACTCACCATCGGATGAGCGCCGATCCCCAGGTAAATCCGCCCCCGAAGGCCGTCAGCAACAACAGATCACCGCGCTTCAGTCGTCCCGCCCGGACGGCTTCGTCCATGGCGATAGGGATTGAGGCTGCGGAGGTATTACCATAGCGGTCAATGTTCATATAGATCCGCTCCCGCGGCAGGTCCAGTCGCTCGGCCACTGCATAGATAATTCGGGCGTTGGCCTGGTGAGAAATAAAAAGATCAACGTCGGAAACCTCTGCCCCATTGGCCTTGAGCGCAGCGATGGCGGCCTCTTCCATTGACCGGACCGCCGTCTTGAACACCTCATTTCCGTTGGGCATCCGAATCGTCACCAGCTTCTCATCGATGACCTTTTGGCTCGCAGGCTGGCGCGAGCCGCCCCCCGGAATGATCAGTTGCCTCCCCTTTGATCCGTCCGAATAGAGGTGCGTAGAGAGGATAGCCGGATCGGCAGTTGTCCGCTGAACCACCACCGCGCCCGCGCCATCGCCAAAGAGTACACAGGTGCCTCGATCACTCCAGTCCACGACCTTGGAAAGGGTATCCGCCCCTATCACCAGGATGTTTCGCATGACGCCGGCTCGCAGATAGGCGTCGGCGACAGAGAGGCCGTACACAAAGCCGGCGCACGCAGCCATCAGATCGAAGGCCGCCGCGCGTGACGCGCCAAGTCGCTCCTGCAACACGCACGCGGTAGAGGGAAAAAACATATCGGGGGTCACCGTGTTCACGAGGATCAGATCCAGGTCATGAGGGTCAACGCCGGAGGCCTCAAGGGCCTGTCGAGCCGCCCCCTCAGCGAGATCCGACGTTGCCTGGTCATCGGAGGCGATCCGCCGCTCCGATATCCCCGTTCGGGTGACAATCCACTCGTCACTTGTACTGACCATCTGCTCCAGTTCAGCATTGGTCAGCACTCGATCCGGAACTGAGGCCCCTGTGCCTGCGATTCTGCTGCCGTACATCACATGCGTCCTGTCGCTAACTGACGGCAATCCCTTCCGTGATATGCTCGATCACCCTGTTTTCTACACATCCTCCGGCGACTCGGATCGCATTCTTGATCGCCTTGGCGGTCGAGCGGCCGTGGCAGATGATGCAGACCCCTCGAACCCCAAGCAGTGGCGCGCCGCCGTACTCCGTATAATCAATCAGCTTCTTGAAGCGCTTAAATGCGCCCCTGGCCAATAAGGCGCCGACCATCCCCGCCAACCCTTTCCCCAGTTCCTCCTTGAGCAGGCGCGTAAAAAACTCCGCGGCGCCTTCAATGATCTTCAGGGCAACGTTACCGGTGAAGCCGTCGCACACAATGATATCGGCTGTTCCCGTGAGGACCTCGCGGCCCTCGACGTTTCCAATGAAGTTGAGGGACTGCTCCTCTTCGAGCCCCTTGAAGGCCTCTCGAGTCAACTCGTTCCCCTTACTCTCCTCCTCACCGATGCTCAGCAGGCCAACGGTAGGCGTTGGCTTCCCCATGATTTGCCGCGCATAGACATTCCCCATAATAGCAAACTGGAGGAGGTGTCGCGCCTTGCAATCGGCATTGGCGCCGACATCCAACAGGATCGACTGACCTTTCAGCGTTGGAATGATGAGAGCGATGGCGGGACGCTCTACGCCCGGAAGCGGACCCAAGGTAATCAGCGCCGTGGCCATCACCGCCCCCGTATTCCCGGCGCTGATAAAGGCATCGGCCTCCCCATTCTTGACGAGATCCAGGCCGACCCGGATGGACGACTGCTTCTTCTTTCGCAAGGCGGCGGAAGGGGATTCTTGCATCCCGACCGTCTCCGGGGCGTGTCGGATCGCAATGCTCAGGCCCTTCGTGGCGTGCTGTTTCAGTGCCCGGCCAATTTCTTCTTCGTTCCCGACCAGCAAGACAGACAGGTCGAGTTCACGGGCGGCGGCTACGGCGCCCTCGACGGTAACCGTGGGACCACGGTCGCCACCCATCGCGTCAAGGGCTATACGGGTTCCCATACCTGTGTGCCTATCGGGAACGGGAGGCTAGACCTCCTCCCGCTTCACAACCTCCCGACCACGATAATAGCCACAGGCGGGGCAAGCGCGATGGGGCAGCTTCCGCTCATGGCAGTTGGGGCACTCCGAGAGAGAAGGGGCGGTGAGGGCGTGATGAGCGCGTCGTGTTCGCGACCGCGTATTACTGTGACGGCGTTTTGGAAGGGGCATCGTTCATCCTCCTGGATTTCGCGTGGGCTAGAGTAAATGTTGAAGGGGAGCCAGCCTTGGGTCGTCTTCCTGCACCTGGCATCCGCACGAGCTCTCGTTCAGATTGACCCCGCAATGCGGGCAAAGACCACGGCAGTCGGCCCGGCACAGGGGCTGCAGCGGCAAATTCAACAGGACATTCTCGCGCAACAGCCTGGTCACATCCAGGCGATCGTCTTGCATGGCGTCGACGTCCATCTCGGCGGCGCTGAGTTCAACCTCCTCGTCGCGAAAGGCTTCTCTGTCTTCCGTATACAGAATCGTAAACGAATCAGAGACGGGAACAGACACCGACTCTGAGCATCGGCTGCACGGCACGACTGCCGTTGTGGAGAATGTTCCACTCGCAAGGATGCCGTTGACCTCTCGCTCCAGACGAAGGGAGGCTTGGATCGGAGCAAGTGACAGCCATAATCCCTCAACCCCCTCCCAGCAAGGTTCTTCACGTACTTCCAGATCTAACCCTTCTGGAGGAATCTGCGACCGCTCCACTACCATTGTAGATGCTCCATCAAATTCGCATGTATGGTACAAGGCGAGGACTCTCAAGTCAAGGAATTTCCTGACGGGACAGCCCCCGCTTCACGGTTATTTCAACGGTGAGTCGTCTCTTCCAACTACAGGAACGATCTCCAATCGATTAAAAAAATAAGGGATTTCAACAGCGGCTGATGCCGCCGAGTCTGAGCCATGCACAACGTTCCTCTCGATGCTGTCGGCAAAGCTCCGTCGGACTGTTCCCTCGGCAGCCTTATGCGGATCGGTAGCGCCCATGAGCGTCCGAACACGCCCTATCGCCCCCTCCCCTTCCAGAATCATCGGTACGCATGGTCCGGAGCTCATAAAACGTGTGAGGCTCTCAAAGAACGGCTGATGTCGATGCACCTGATAGAAACCCTCCGCCTCTTTTTGCGCCAGCCACACCATCTTCAGCCCGCATACCACCAATCCCTCCGACTCAAAGCGCCGAACGATCTCGCCGATCAGACCCCTCGCCACAGCATCCGGCTTCACAATAACCAAGGTTTGTTCCATGTTGTCACTCCGTGATGATAAGGGCTGTCAGTTGTCTACTGTCAGCCGATGACTTTTTTTACAGCGGCTCCAATGTCTGCCGGGTTGTGCACTACAGCGATATCGGCACGCCGCAAGGCAGAGATCTTCTCTGTTGCTGTTCCTCTGCCACCCGAGATGATCGCCCCCGCATGGCCCATACGTCGCTCGGGAGGGGCTGCCAGCCCGGCGACGTATGCGATGACCGGTTTCGTGACGTGCCGCTCAACGAAGGCCGCCGCCTCCTCTTCGGCAGTACCTCCGATCTCGCCGATCATCAGAATCGCCTCGGTCGCCCCATCGTTTTCGAAGAGCGCCAGGCAATCGACGAACGTGGTACCGATGATCGGATCCCCACCGATTCCGATGCAGGTAGATTGGCCCAGACCCAGGCGCGTAAGCTGATTGACCGCCTCGTAGGTCAGCGTCCCGCTCCTTGAGATCACACCGACCCTACCGGGTCTGTGGATCCGTCCCGGCATGATCCCCACCTTGGCTTGGTCCGGAGAGATGATCCCGGGGCAGTTCGGCCCAACCAGGCGGGTGTCAGACCCGTGAAGTATACGGGCCACGCGCACCATATCCAAGATCGGAATCCCCTCCGTGATACACACGACCAGCGGAATCGCCGCATCGATCGCCTCGAGAATTGCGTCAGCGGCGAAGGCGGCAGGAACAAAGATCAAGGCGGTATTCGCATCCTCCTTCTCTACAGCCTCACGTACTGTATCAAAAACCGGAATCCCCTCGTGGGATATACCCCCCTTGCCGGGGGTCACGCCTGCGACTACGCGGGTCCCATACTCGCGACACGCCAAGGCGTGGAACGTGCCCTCCTTGCCGGTGATCCCCTGTACCACCACTCGTGTCTGTCGGTCTACCAGAATACTCACGCCATATCCTATACCCTGAACCCTATACCCTGTCCGGAGGCCTTCACGGCCTTCTCGGCCGCATCCTGCATCCCTTCTGCGGTGATGAAATTCAGACCGGACTCAGTAAGCATACGCGTACCATGGTCCACATTGGTCCCCTCCATCCGAACTACAATCGGCATTGTCACCCCGAGGGAGCGAACCGCACGAATCACGCCCTCTGCCAGCCGCTCACACCTCAGGATTCCCCCGAAGATGTTGATAAGGACCACACGTACGGATCGGTCTGAGATCAGAATGCGAAACGCCTGTTCGATCTGTTCAGCACTGGCGCCGCCGCCGACATCCAGAAAGTTGGCCGGTTCACCGCCGACAAATTTGACGAGATCCATGGTCGCCATCGCCAAGCCGGCTCCGTTGACCATACATCCTACAGTACCGTCGAGCTTGATATAGTTTAGTCCGAACTTGGACGCCTCTATCTCCAGCGGCAGCTCCTCGTCTGGATCACGGAGCGCCTTCAGATCGGCGTGGCGAAAAAGGGCGTTATCATCGACATTGAGCTTGGCATCCAGGGCCAACAAGCGACCATCGGTCGTGATCACCAGAGGATTGATCTCGACCAAAGAACAATCTTTCTCCTGAAACACTCGATACAAGGCCGAAAATAGACCGGTAGCGGTACGTTGAACCTGCTGCGGCAGCGCGAGCCTCAACACAAGGCGGCGAATATGGAAGGACTGAAGTTGAACGGCCGGATCGACGACGACTCTCGTGATACTCTCCGGATCCTTCGCGGCCACTTCTTCGATCTCCATCCCGCCGATCGCGCCGGCCATCATCACGGGCCGTGCCGCCCTGCGATCCAGGACGATCCCGGCGTACAGCTCCCGGCTGACGGCGACTTGTTCCTCGACAAGGATTCTTTTGACCACCCTGCCTTCAGGGCCGGTCTGATGGGTGACCAGGCGGGAACCGATGAGCCGCTCCGCCAACTCTTCCGCCTCCTGCGGCGACGATGCCGACAGGATCCCGCCACCCTTGCCTCGGCCGCCCGCATGAATCTGGGCCTTCAGCACCACAGCGCCGCCAAGCTGCTCGGCAACACGCGCCGCGTCAACGGGCGTCGTGACCGCCTCCCCTTTTGGAACGGGTACCTCGTACGCGCCAAGGATCGCCTTTGCCTGAAACTCATGGATCTTCATGACTTACCTTCACTGCAACCTCTTCTACGGATGCCGTCCCTTCACCGAAGTCGAAAGGTCTTAACGAGTATCCGGTGAAAACGAGGAGTGGTCAGCGACGACTGCATAGCGTGAGCGTCACTGCCATCCTTGGTGTGCCGAACGGTTATCATAATCTCAACATCTTGTTTGTCAAGGTCCAAAATTGGTTTTAGTCTTGACACGCTTTGATACACCGTGCTAAAGGAATGGCGTATATGCGTCTTCGAAAAACAGTAGATGGCATCACAGTTGTGATTCAAAGCGCCTGAGCATGATGCGACCCGCGACGGCACATCCGGCTGGGCGACCCATCTCCCCTCCATCCACCCACGAGGTTGATCAGTTCGTCGACGAGTTGCGTCGAGGGTACGCGACTCGCGGACACCCCGTCCATCTCAAACAGATCCCTTCAAAATCCCCAAGCTATGCGGATCTGTCCGATCCTCTGCCCGGACCGCTTCTGGACACCCTACGGAAGATCGGAGTCGACCAACTCTATACGCACCAGTGTGCTGCCATCGCGGCAGCTCGTACCGGTAAGCATCCGCTGGTCGTCACGTCCACCGCCTCCGGCAAGAGCTTGACCTATCTCTTGCCGATTCTTGAGCACCTCCTGACTGATCGTTCAGCTCGAGCCCTGCTGTTGTTTCCGATCAAGGCGCTGGAGCAGGATCAACTGAAGATGTTGCACACCCTGATTCCTCCTGGTCAAGGGATCGACGCCGCCATACTGGACGGGGACACGCCTGTATCCCGGCGAGCGAAGCTCCGGGACAATCCCCCGCAACTGCTGCTGAGCAACCCCGATATGCTCCACCTGTCGCTGCTACCCTACCACGCCCAGTGGCGCGAGTTCTGGCGCAACCTTCGCTATGTCGTGCTCGACGAACTGCACACCTATCGCGGGGTCTTCGGCTCGCACATCGCCCATGTCCTGCGACGACTTCGTCGGGTGGCGGCGGCCTACGGAGCACATCCGCAGTTTATCGCATGCTCGGCAACGATCGCAAATCCCCTCGCGCTGTCAGAACAACTCACGAGCCTCCCATTTCACCTGATCGAAGCGGATGGGGCCCCACAGCAGGGCAAACGTTTCCTTCTGATCAATCCGGTCGCCAGCCCCTATACCGAGGCGACCGATCTGCTGCTCCGCTGCCTCCGGAAGGGGTTGAAGACTATCGCCTTCGCCAAGGCTCGGAAGATCGCCGAGTTGATCGCCATGTGGGCGCGACAAGCCGATCAGACACTTGGCGGCAGGCTTGCCGCCTATCGAGCGGGTTTTACGGCCGACGAACGCCGGGCCATCGAGCGAGGACTGTTCAGCGAGCAACTGGCGGGGGTCGTTACCACGTCAGCCCTGGAGCTCGGGATTGACGTGGGCGGGTTGGATGCCTGCCTCCTCGTCGGCTATCCCGGCAGTATCACCAGCACCTGGCAACGGGGCGGTCGGGTCGGTCGCGGCCGCCGGGAGGCGCTGATCATCCTGGTCGCGCTTCCAGACGCCCTTGATCAGTACTTTTTCCGCCATCCTGACGACTTCTTCAGTCGTCCCTACGAAGCGGCCATCGTCGATCCCGGCAATCACCAGATTCTCGCGGCACATCTTGTGGCGACAGCCTCGGAAATGCCGCTGCGAACAGACGATTCGTTCTATGCCGCTGAACAAGACCTCATCCGGTCCCTCCACGATCAGGGCAGATTGCTCTTATCGGCGGATGGAACCGAGTGGTACGCCCGCGAGCGTCACCCCCAGCGTCGAATCAATATCCGCTCCATGGGAGAGGCCTGTGCGATCCTTGACCAGACCGGACGGGCCATCGGCACCATCGACGGGATACGAGCCATACACGAGTGCCATCCGGGGGCCATCTATCTGCACCAGGGGCAGCAGTACGAGAGTATGAGCCTGGACCTGATTCAGCACAAGGTCCACGCCAGGCCGGTCACTGTTGATTACTACACCGCGCCACTTGCCGAAAAGGACACGGAAGTCCTCGAAATCCTGGAATCCAGGAACCACCAGGGGATCCCCTACCACCTGGGCCGACTGAAAGTTACCGAGCGGGTGCTTGGCTACGAGCGCAGGCGGATCTTCGGCCAGGATAAGATCGGATCGTACCAGTTGGAATTGCCGCCTCAGACCTTTGAGACCGTCGGCCTCTGGTTTGAGATACCTGATGGGTTGAAGGCGACCGTTGAGGAGGCAGGATCGCACTTTATGGGGAGCATTCATGCGATAGAGCACGCCATGATCGGCCTCTTCCCGCTTTACGCCCTCTGTGACCGTTCGGACATCGGCGGGATCTCGTACCCGATCCACCCGCAGGTCGCTCGCGCCGCTGTTTTCATCTATGACGGCTACCCCGGCGGGATCGGTCTGACCGAGCGCGGCTTCCAGGTTCTGCCGGAGCTGTTCCTCAAGACACGACAACTCCTGGAAGAGTGCCCATGCGAATCCGGATGCCCCTCGTGCGTCCACTCACCGAAATGCGGATCGGGCAACAAGCCGCTTGATAAGCAGGGCGCGCACCTGACCCTTCAGGGCCTACTCGGGGAGACGCCGCGGACCGATACCAGGCAGCCCTCCCGTCCGTCGTCTTCAGCGCTGTCAGCCCCGAAGGAAAAAGAGGAGTCGGAGACCGTTGATGCGATACCCCATGCGATCGTCTTTGATCTTGAGACGCAGCGGAGCGCCGAGGATGTCGGCGGCTGGGAACACCGGCATCGGATGGGTCTCGCGGTCGGCGTCGTCTACGACCTTGATCGCGCTGAGTTCCGCGTCTACACTGAGCGGCAGGTGGATGCCCTCATCAACGACTTGGTCCGTGCGCGCCTGATTGTCGGGTTTAACGTCCGGCGGTTCGACTTTGATGTATTGCGGGCCTACGCCGACCTTGATTGGAACGCCCTGCCCGCCCTGGACATCCTCGAGTGTATCCACCGACGGCTGGGGTTTCGACTGAAACTGGACCATCTGGCCCAAGAAACCCTTGGGGAACGGAAGTCGGCCGATGGACTGCAGAGTCTGGCCTGGTTCAAGGCAGGAGAGATCGAGCGGGTCATCGAATACTGCAAACAGGATGTCCTCCTGACAAAGCGGCTCTACGATTTCGGTCGGCAGCACGGATATCTATTGTACCGGGACAACCAGGGACGAGCGGTCCGACTTCCGGTCGACTTCGATGAAAATCTGTTTTCGCGGCAATCCAGGTAGAGTATAATGCAGTGCTGTTGACGGGACATTGAACGAAGAGAAGTGTATTGGAGGAGTGAATGGTCGCCTTAGATTATAAGCAGATCACGCGTGCCTATGCCATCTTGTCCCCCATGTACGACCTTCTGTTCGACAAGATCTTTCATCCGGGACGGGTCGCGGCGATACCGCTTCTTGGGATCAAACCAAACGACCTTGTCCTTGAGGTGGGGATCGGTACAGGATTAAACCTTCCACTCTACCCGCAGGATTGCCACCTTGTTGGCATTGATCTCTCCTCGGAGATGCTGAGCAAGGCCAGAGAGAAGGTACGAGAATATGGGATGAATAACGTGACCATTAAAGAGATGGACGCGTCGAAACTGGAGTTCCCGGACGAACACTTCGATCATGTGCTGGCCACGTACGTCATCAGCGCCGTTCCAGAGCCGGTTCAGGTTCTCCGAGAGATTAAGCGAGTGTGTAAAAAGAAAGGGCATATCGTCATTCTGAACCACTTTAAGAGCGAGAACCCGGTTGTCGGCACCCTGGAAGAGCTGGTCGCCCCACTGTGTACCAGGCTTGGGTTCAAAACCGACCTGAGGCTTATGCCCGTCCTGAAGGAAGCACAGCTCACCCCCGAGCAGTTGCACCGCGTCAATCTTCTGAACGGCTGGCGCCTGGTCCGCTGTCTGAATGAATAAACTGCGGCAATCTCCCGCACCACGTCCGGCACTGATGCTCGCCTCACTTCTGGCCGGTCTACTCCTCGTCCCCTGGACTGTTGTCCGAGCTGAACAGATCAAGGACTTGTACGAAATGGAGGTGCTGGGCGTGGCCGCCGCTCCGGGAGGTGACCTGGCTATCGGCCAGGCAGGCCAGACGGCCATACTCCTGCGCAGTAAAGAGGCAAAGCGCGAACTTACGCTTTTCGTCGGACCTTTTGAGGCCCAAAGTATCGCGGTTCCTCTACAGCAGATGAAACCTCTCCGCCCTTTGACTCACGATCTCACCCTTTCCCTCTTAGCGGCCTTTCGCTCGCATTTAGGGAGGGTCATTATCAGCGATTTTAAGGACAATACCTATTACGCCACCCTCTATATCGAGACCGACGGCAAAGAGATGACGGTCGACAGCCGACCCAGTGATGCTATTGCCCTCGCGTTGCGGGCCGGCGCCCCAATCTACGCCAGCAGCAAGGCGCTGGATGGTGCGAGCACGAACCGGCCGCCGAGATGATCTTTCACCCTAAGACAGCGATCAGCTTTCAGCGGTCAGCTCTACTGATGTATCGCTTGGTTTCTCCGAGGCTGATGGCTGTTTGCTGAGAGCTGAACGCTATCTGTTCTCCAAGGTGCCTCCCAAGTGAAACCGATCGATCCTCTACTCCGGCAGATCGTAGAAGCGGTCTCGGAACGCGGGATACGGACACACCTCGAACAACTCGTTGAACCACGGGATCCGTTTGAGGGGCATGCCAGCATGGAAGCCGCTGCGGACACTATTGCGGAAACCCTCAGAGGATTTGACCTCCAGTTCGTCGAAGAGCGTTTCAGGTGCGAGGGCCGCTGGTACCGGAATCTGATCGCGTTGCACCAGGGTTCGTCCCGTAATGGACAGGTGTTGATTGTCGCCCACTACGACACCGTACCGAATAGCCCTGGGGCCGACGATAATGCCAGTGGAGTGGCCGGTCTACTCGAGGTAGCCGGAACCCTGGCCCGCCACCGATTCACACACGACCTGCTCTTTATCGCCTTCCCCCTCGAAGAGTACGGCAATCCAGGCAGCGTGCACTATGTGGAGCAGGCCATGGCCAGTGGCGCGCCGATTGCCGGCGTATTCGACCTGGAGATGATCGGCTATACCGGCCCGACCCAGGCCGCACCTCCCGGTATCCAGGC
Encoded here:
- a CDS encoding protein of unknown function (Evidence 5 : No homology to any previously reported sequences), whose amino-acid sequence is MEGRWVAQPDVPSRVASCSGALNHNCDAIYCFSKTHIRHSFSTVYQSVSRLKPILDLDKQDVEIMITVRHTKDGSDAHAMQSSLTTPRFHRILVKTFRLR
- the pmtA gene encoding Similar to phosphatidylethanolamine N-methyltransferase, translating into MVALDYKQITRAYAILSPMYDLLFDKIFHPGRVAAIPLLGIKPNDLVLEVGIGTGLNLPLYPQDCHLVGIDLSSEMLSKAREKVREYGMNNVTIKEMDASKLEFPDEHFDHVLATYVISAVPEPVQVLREIKRVCKKKGHIVILNHFKSENPVVGTLEELVAPLCTRLGFKTDLRLMPVLKEAQLTPEQLHRVNLLNGWRLVRCLNE
- the ndk gene encoding nucleoside diphosphate kinase (NDK) (NDP kinase) (Nucleoside-2-P kinase) (Evidence 2a : Function of homologous gene experimentally demonstrated in an other organism; Product type e : enzyme); amino-acid sequence: MEQTLVIVKPDAVARGLIGEIVRRFESEGLVVCGLKMVWLAQKEAEGFYQVHRHQPFFESLTRFMSSGPCVPMILEGEGAIGRVRTLMGATDPHKAAEGTVRRSFADSIERNVVHGSDSAASAAVEIPYFFNRLEIVPVVGRDDSPLK
- a CDS encoding DEAD/DEAH box helicase domain protein, whose protein sequence is MMRPATAHPAGRPISPPSTHEVDQFVDELRRGYATRGHPVHLKQIPSKSPSYADLSDPLPGPLLDTLRKIGVDQLYTHQCAAIAAARTGKHPLVVTSTASGKSLTYLLPILEHLLTDRSARALLLFPIKALEQDQLKMLHTLIPPGQGIDAAILDGDTPVSRRAKLRDNPPQLLLSNPDMLHLSLLPYHAQWREFWRNLRYVVLDELHTYRGVFGSHIAHVLRRLRRVAAAYGAHPQFIACSATIANPLALSEQLTSLPFHLIEADGAPQQGKRFLLINPVASPYTEATDLLLRCLRKGLKTIAFAKARKIAELIAMWARQADQTLGGRLAAYRAGFTADERRAIERGLFSEQLAGVVTTSALELGIDVGGLDACLLVGYPGSITSTWQRGGRVGRGRREALIILVALPDALDQYFFRHPDDFFSRPYEAAIVDPGNHQILAAHLVATASEMPLRTDDSFYAAEQDLIRSLHDQGRLLLSADGTEWYARERHPQRRINIRSMGEACAILDQTGRAIGTIDGIRAIHECHPGAIYLHQGQQYESMSLDLIQHKVHARPVTVDYYTAPLAEKDTEVLEILESRNHQGIPYHLGRLKVTERVLGYERRRIFGQDKIGSYQLELPPQTFETVGLWFEIPDGLKATVEEAGSHFMGSIHAIEHAMIGLFPLYALCDRSDIGGISYPIHPQVARAAVFIYDGYPGGIGLTERGFQVLPELFLKTRQLLEECPCESGCPSCVHSPKCGSGNKPLDKQGAHLTLQGLLGETPRTDTRQPSRPSSSALSAPKEKEESETVDAIPHAIVFDLETQRSAEDVGGWEHRHRMGLAVGVVYDLDRAEFRVYTERQVDALINDLVRARLIVGFNVRRFDFDVLRAYADLDWNALPALDILECIHRRLGFRLKLDHLAQETLGERKSADGLQSLAWFKAGEIERVIEYCKQDVLLTKRLYDFGRQHGYLLYRDNQGRAVRLPVDFDENLFSRQSR
- the sucD gene encoding succinyl-CoA synthetase, alpha subunit, NAD(P)-binding (Evidence 2a : Function of homologous gene experimentally demonstrated in an other organism; PubMedId : 3002435, 8144675; Product type e : enzyme) is translated as MSILVDRQTRVVVQGITGKEGTFHALACREYGTRVVAGVTPGKGGISHEGIPVFDTVREAVEKEDANTALIFVPAAFAADAILEAIDAAIPLVVCITEGIPILDMVRVARILHGSDTRLVGPNCPGIISPDQAKVGIMPGRIHRPGRVGVISRSGTLTYEAVNQLTRLGLGQSTCIGIGGDPIIGTTFVDCLALFENDGATEAILMIGEIGGTAEEEAAAFVERHVTKPVIAYVAGLAAPPERRMGHAGAIISGGRGTATEKISALRRADIAVVHNPADIGAAVKKVIG
- the sucC gene encoding succinyl-CoA synthetase, beta subunit (Evidence 2a : Function of homologous gene experimentally demonstrated in an other organism; PubMedId : 3002435, 8144675; Product type e : enzyme), which produces MKIHEFQAKAILGAYEVPVPKGEAVTTPVDAARVAEQLGGAVVLKAQIHAGGRGKGGGILSASSPQEAEELAERLIGSRLVTHQTGPEGRVVKRILVEEQVAVSRELYAGIVLDRRAARPVMMAGAIGGMEIEEVAAKDPESITRVVVDPAVQLQSFHIRRLVLRLALPQQVQRTATGLFSALYRVFQEKDCSLVEINPLVITTDGRLLALDAKLNVDDNALFRHADLKALRDPDEELPLEIEASKFGLNYIKLDGTVGCMVNGAGLAMATMDLVKFVGGEPANFLDVGGGASAEQIEQAFRILISDRSVRVVLINIFGGILRCERLAEGVIRAVRSLGVTMPIVVRMEGTNVDHGTRMLTESGLNFITAEGMQDAAEKAVKASGQGIGFRV